A genomic window from Flavobacterium johnsoniae includes:
- a CDS encoding ABC transporter permease, whose product MSIISLIIKREFIAKVRNKSFVVMTFLSPLLFVAIAVFIGYLSSMKADTKSIVIHDSTGLFVSDFLKENKNSSEFKFYNLSEFDVQALKDSIATERFSGLIVIPKTNNVNDLESKIEFISNSSPSISFIENTQDVIASKITKLNLEEAKLDTLAIQKAQSKVNIHLVKASGEESLKGLNEIKIGIGGAFGYLIMMFIIIYGNMVMRSVIEEKTNRIIEIIISSVKPFQLMIGKIVGTSLAGILQFMIWAIIGLGLMFAASAFFGVNVGPTARISPEMMQSAQHELSGSAQMYISELWNLPIASIIIGFVIYFIGGYFLYSSFYAAIGAAVDNQTDSQQFLLPIIMPLILSVYIGFFTVVNDPHGSVAVIFSMIPLTSPIVMLMRIPFGVPWWQIAISVSLLFATFFLVVWFAAKIYRVGILMYGKKPTWKELYRWLKY is encoded by the coding sequence ATGAGTATTATTTCATTAATTATAAAAAGAGAATTTATTGCTAAAGTCCGCAATAAATCTTTTGTTGTCATGACATTTTTGAGTCCGCTTTTGTTTGTTGCAATTGCAGTATTTATTGGATATTTGAGTTCGATGAAAGCAGACACGAAAAGTATCGTAATTCACGATTCAACTGGACTTTTTGTTTCCGATTTTTTAAAGGAAAATAAAAACAGTTCTGAGTTTAAGTTTTATAATTTATCAGAATTTGATGTTCAAGCTCTAAAAGATAGTATTGCAACAGAGCGTTTTAGTGGTTTAATCGTTATTCCAAAAACGAATAATGTTAATGATTTAGAAAGTAAAATTGAATTTATTTCAAATAGCAGTCCAAGCATTTCTTTTATTGAAAATACGCAAGATGTCATTGCTTCAAAAATTACGAAATTAAATCTAGAAGAAGCAAAACTAGATACTTTGGCTATTCAAAAAGCGCAATCAAAGGTTAATATTCATTTGGTAAAAGCTTCTGGAGAAGAAAGTCTAAAAGGATTAAACGAAATTAAAATCGGAATTGGAGGTGCGTTTGGTTATTTGATTATGATGTTTATTATCATTTACGGAAATATGGTAATGCGAAGCGTTATTGAAGAAAAAACGAACCGAATTATCGAAATCATTATTTCTTCAGTAAAACCATTTCAATTAATGATTGGTAAAATTGTTGGAACTTCTTTAGCTGGAATTTTACAATTTATGATTTGGGCAATTATTGGTCTAGGATTAATGTTTGCTGCGTCGGCATTTTTTGGAGTAAACGTTGGGCCAACAGCGAGAATTTCACCAGAAATGATGCAATCGGCTCAACATGAACTTTCAGGATCTGCACAAATGTATATTTCTGAGTTATGGAATCTGCCAATTGCAAGTATCATAATCGGTTTTGTAATTTATTTTATTGGAGGATATTTTTTATACAGTTCATTTTACGCCGCAATTGGAGCAGCGGTTGACAATCAAACTGATTCACAGCAATTTTTACTGCCAATCATCATGCCATTAATCTTAAGCGTTTACATCGGATTTTTTACCGTTGTAAATGATCCGCACGGAAGTGTTGCGGTAATCTTTTCAATGATTCCGCTTACATCGCCAATAGTAATGTTAATGCGTATTCCTTTTGGAGTGCCGTGGTGGCAAATTGCAATTTCGGTATCATTATTGTTTGCAACCTTCTTCCTTGTAGTTTGGTTTGCAGCAAAAATTTACCGAGTAGGTATTTTAATGTATGGCAAAAAACCGACTTGGAAAGAATTGTATAGATGGCTGAAGTATTAG
- a CDS encoding ABC transporter ATP-binding protein encodes MSNLLEVHKVVKRYGDYVALNEVSLNVPKGSIYGLLGPNGAGKTSLIRIINQITLPDSGEIILDGERLQPKHVQTIGYLPEERGLYSSMKVGEQCLYLAQMKGLSKNEAKKQLDYWFDRLGIQGWWNKKIQELSKGMAQKIQFVVCVLHKPKLLILDEPFSGFDPVNANIIKDEILALKEQGSTIIFSTHRMESVEELCENIALIHKSNKLIEGKVADVKRQFRTNSFEVGILTNNVEGLMYDITQKFTVSPANFKSLNDDLKLNIEIGNATPNELLNILTQRGQVTHFVEKIPSINDIFIQTVTENKV; translated from the coding sequence ATGAGCAACTTACTTGAAGTACATAAGGTCGTAAAACGATACGGCGATTATGTAGCGCTTAACGAAGTTTCATTAAATGTGCCAAAAGGCAGTATATATGGACTTTTAGGTCCGAATGGAGCTGGAAAAACTTCTCTTATCAGAATCATAAACCAAATTACATTGCCTGACAGTGGCGAAATTATTTTGGATGGTGAAAGATTACAGCCAAAACACGTACAAACTATAGGATATCTTCCTGAAGAAAGAGGTTTGTACAGTTCGATGAAAGTGGGAGAACAATGTTTGTATTTGGCTCAAATGAAAGGACTTTCAAAAAATGAAGCCAAAAAACAATTAGACTATTGGTTTGATCGTTTAGGAATTCAAGGGTGGTGGAACAAGAAAATTCAGGAACTTTCTAAAGGAATGGCGCAGAAAATTCAGTTTGTGGTTTGCGTTCTTCACAAACCGAAGTTGCTAATTTTAGATGAACCTTTTTCTGGATTTGACCCTGTAAATGCAAATATCATTAAAGATGAAATTTTAGCTTTGAAAGAACAAGGCTCGACTATCATTTTTTCAACTCACAGAATGGAAAGCGTAGAAGAACTTTGTGAAAATATCGCTTTGATTCATAAATCAAATAAGCTCATAGAAGGTAAAGTTGCCGATGTTAAGCGTCAATTTAGAACCAATAGTTTTGAAGTCGGAATTCTGACCAATAATGTCGAAGGTTTGATGTATGATATTACGCAAAAATTTACGGTTTCTCCTGCCAATTTTAAATCTTTAAATGATGATTTGAAATTGAATATTGAGATTGGAAATGCAACGCCAAACGAATTATTAAATATATTGACACAGCGCGGTCAAGTCACACATTTTGTTGAAAAAATTCCAAGCATAAACGATATTTTTATTCAAACAGTAACAGAAAATAAAGTTTAG
- the dnaJ gene encoding molecular chaperone DnaJ yields the protein MKKDFYEILGISKNADAAEIKKAYRKSALKYHPDKNPGDKEAEENFKLAAEAYEVLSDPQKKAKYDQYGHQAFDGSGGFGGGHGGMNMDDIFSQFGDIFGGGFGGFGGGGGGPRRAKGSNLRIKVKLTLEEIANGVEKKVKVKRKVQAKGVTYKTCTTCNGQGQVMRVTNTILGRMQSASTCPTCGGSGQILDKKPSEADAQGMVQEDETVSIKIPAGVVDGMQLKVSNKGNDAPGNSIPGDLIVAIEEIEHEFLKREGENVHFDLYISFPEAVLGASKDIEAINGKVRIKLEEGIQSGKILRLKGKGIPSLNGYGSGDLLVHVNVWTPKTLNKEQKQFFENALTDEHFAPSPEKSEKSFFEKVKDMFS from the coding sequence ATGAAAAAAGATTTTTACGAAATACTAGGCATTTCAAAAAATGCTGACGCTGCCGAAATTAAAAAAGCATACAGAAAAAGTGCGCTAAAATACCATCCTGATAAAAACCCAGGCGACAAAGAGGCAGAAGAAAACTTCAAATTAGCGGCAGAAGCTTACGAAGTTTTGAGTGATCCGCAGAAAAAAGCAAAATACGATCAGTACGGACATCAAGCATTTGATGGTTCTGGCGGATTTGGTGGTGGTCATGGCGGCATGAACATGGATGATATTTTTAGCCAATTTGGTGATATTTTTGGTGGCGGATTTGGCGGTTTCGGAGGCGGAGGCGGAGGCCCTCGTCGCGCAAAAGGAAGCAATCTTCGAATTAAAGTAAAATTGACTTTAGAAGAAATCGCAAATGGAGTTGAGAAAAAAGTAAAAGTAAAACGTAAAGTTCAGGCTAAAGGTGTAACGTATAAAACTTGTACCACTTGTAATGGTCAAGGTCAAGTAATGCGTGTTACTAATACCATTTTAGGAAGAATGCAATCTGCGTCAACTTGTCCTACTTGTGGCGGTTCTGGTCAGATTTTAGATAAAAAACCTTCTGAGGCAGATGCACAAGGAATGGTTCAGGAAGACGAAACTGTATCAATCAAAATTCCTGCGGGAGTTGTTGACGGAATGCAGTTAAAAGTTTCTAACAAAGGTAATGATGCGCCAGGAAACAGTATTCCAGGTGATTTAATTGTTGCAATTGAAGAGATTGAACACGAATTCTTGAAACGTGAAGGCGAAAACGTTCACTTCGATTTATATATCAGTTTCCCTGAAGCAGTTTTAGGAGCTTCTAAAGATATTGAAGCAATCAACGGAAAAGTTCGTATTAAGTTGGAAGAAGGAATTCAATCTGGAAAAATCTTAAGATTAAAAGGAAAAGGAATTCCAAGTTTAAATGGTTACGGAAGCGGAGATTTATTAGTTCATGTAAATGTTTGGACTCCAAAAACATTAAATAAAGAACAAAAACAATTCTTTGAAAATGCTTTAACAGACGAGCACTTTGCTCCAAGCCCAGAGAAATCAGAGAAATCATTTTTTGAAAAAGTAAAAGATATGTTTTCATAA
- a CDS encoding nucleotide exchange factor GrpE, whose product MKFKNIFKNKSNMTTENTEFDQELDDATIETNANGEQLIVEELSVEEQLAQDLAKEKDKFLRLFAEFENYKKRTSKERLELFKTANQEVLLAMLPVLDDFDRATVEINKSEDENLKKGVELIHEKLKSTLVSKGLEQVEIQAGDAFNADIAEAITQIPAPSDKLKGKIVDVIEKGYKLGDKIIRFPKVVVGN is encoded by the coding sequence ATGAAGTTTAAAAATATTTTTAAAAATAAAAGTAATATGACTACGGAAAATACAGAATTCGATCAGGAATTAGATGATGCAACGATAGAGACTAACGCTAATGGAGAGCAGTTAATTGTTGAAGAATTAAGTGTTGAGGAGCAATTAGCTCAAGACTTGGCTAAAGAAAAAGATAAGTTTTTGAGATTATTCGCCGAATTTGAAAATTACAAAAAAAGAACTTCAAAAGAGCGTCTTGAATTATTTAAAACAGCAAACCAAGAAGTTTTATTGGCTATGCTTCCAGTTTTAGATGATTTTGACAGAGCGACAGTAGAAATCAATAAATCTGAGGATGAAAATCTTAAAAAAGGAGTTGAGTTGATTCATGAAAAATTGAAAAGCACTTTAGTTTCTAAAGGTTTAGAGCAAGTTGAAATCCAAGCAGGAGATGCTTTCAATGCTGATATTGCTGAAGCAATTACCCAAATTCCAGCTCCGTCTGACAAATTAAAAGGGAAAATTGTTGATGTTATTGAAAAAGGATACAAATTAGGAGACAAAATTATTCGTTTCCCTAAAGTTGTAGTTGGAAACTAA
- the hisS gene encoding histidine--tRNA ligase, with protein MASKPSIPKGTRDFSPAEVSKRQYIIQTIKANFEKFGFQPIETPSFENSDTLMGKYGEEGDRLIFKILNSGNFFYNKSKIELPESIEELQLNSAEKISLEQRIELNKFTGKISEKALRYDLTVPFARYVVQHQSEIEFPFKRYQIQPVWRADNPQKGRFREFFQCDADVVGSKSLWQEVELVQLYDTVFTSLGLEGVTIKINNRKILSGIAEVIGASDKLIDFTVALDKLDKIGEDGVKKEMIEKGISEEALVKVQPLFSFSGTFADKINQLSDLLASSEEGMKGVEELKFICDNVADLGLSTAILDLDVTLARGLNYYTGAIFEVAAPKTVAMGSIGGGGRYDDLTGIFGLKNMSGVGISFGLDRIYLVLEELQLFPETVAATSKAIFINYGDKEALYASKAIQKLRQENIKVELYPDNVKVGKQFQYADKRLIPFAVIAGDQEIASNTYALKNLVTGEQVSVDLEGLKKALLA; from the coding sequence ATGGCTTCAAAACCAAGCATTCCAAAAGGAACAAGAGATTTTTCACCAGCTGAGGTGTCAAAACGTCAATATATTATTCAAACGATAAAAGCAAATTTCGAAAAGTTTGGTTTTCAGCCAATCGAAACGCCTTCGTTTGAAAATTCAGATACTTTGATGGGGAAATATGGAGAAGAAGGAGATCGTCTGATTTTTAAAATATTGAACTCTGGTAACTTTTTCTACAATAAAAGTAAAATCGAATTGCCAGAATCAATTGAAGAATTGCAACTCAACTCGGCAGAAAAAATAAGTTTAGAGCAAAGAATCGAACTGAATAAATTTACAGGAAAAATTTCTGAAAAAGCTTTGCGCTACGACTTGACAGTTCCGTTTGCGAGATACGTTGTACAGCACCAAAGCGAAATAGAATTTCCTTTTAAAAGATACCAAATTCAGCCAGTTTGGAGAGCAGATAATCCGCAAAAAGGTCGTTTTAGAGAGTTTTTTCAATGTGATGCCGATGTTGTTGGTTCAAAATCTCTTTGGCAAGAAGTAGAATTGGTTCAGCTTTACGATACTGTTTTTACATCTTTAGGTTTAGAAGGTGTTACAATTAAAATCAATAACCGAAAAATTTTATCTGGAATTGCTGAAGTAATTGGCGCTTCTGATAAATTAATCGATTTTACGGTTGCTCTTGATAAATTAGATAAAATTGGAGAAGACGGCGTTAAAAAAGAAATGATTGAAAAAGGAATTTCTGAAGAAGCTTTAGTAAAAGTACAGCCACTTTTTAGCTTTAGCGGAACTTTCGCAGATAAAATCAATCAGCTATCAGATTTGTTGGCTTCTTCTGAGGAAGGAATGAAAGGTGTTGAAGAACTTAAATTTATTTGTGACAATGTTGCAGATTTAGGATTGTCAACAGCAATTTTAGATTTAGATGTGACTTTGGCTCGTGGTTTAAATTATTACACAGGAGCAATTTTTGAAGTTGCGGCTCCAAAAACAGTTGCGATGGGTTCTATTGGCGGCGGAGGAAGATACGACGATTTGACGGGTATTTTTGGTTTGAAAAATATGAGTGGTGTCGGAATTTCTTTTGGCTTGGATAGAATTTATCTAGTTTTAGAAGAATTGCAATTATTTCCAGAAACAGTTGCGGCTACTTCTAAAGCCATTTTTATCAATTATGGAGATAAAGAAGCTTTGTATGCGTCAAAAGCAATTCAAAAATTAAGACAAGAAAATATAAAAGTGGAGTTGTATCCAGACAATGTAAAAGTAGGGAAACAATTTCAATATGCAGATAAACGTCTGATTCCGTTTGCAGTAATTGCAGGAGATCAAGAAATTGCATCAAATACATATGCGCTTAAAAATTTAGTGACAGGCGAGCAGGTTTCTGTAGATCTTGAAGGATTGAAAAAAGCTTTATTAGCTTAA